AGCACCTTCGGCGTGATGGTGCCGATGTTGCGGTGCAGTTCCACGAAGCGCTGAGTGCCGAAGGCGTTCAGCGTCCACAGGATCGGCGTGGTCCAGCGGCTGAACACGATGTCGAGGACCGGGGCGATCGGGCACCTCTGCGGGGTGCCGGCGGCGGCCGCGTGCGCGGCTTCGGGGCTGGTCGTGACCGGCATGCCGGTCATGTCGGCGGCGCCGCTCGCGGCCGTGGGGCCCTGCGTGGCTGTGCTCTTCATTCCGACCATCACCTTTCGGGAAGTCACTTTCCTCTAGGTACCTACTATACCCAGGATGCTAGCTTCCAAGAAGCCAGCAAAGCCAGTACCTCCCTGTACGTCCCCGTCCGAGAATCCTCATGCTCCTAGGGAGTGACATGTCCATCCAAGAGTCCACCCACAGCCCCGCCAAGGCGGCGGCCGAGTCCGGGCCGGCCCGCCGCCCCGGCCTCATCCTGGCCTTCCTCTGCCTGGCCGGCTTCATGACCTTCCTCGACGTGTCGATCGTGAACGTCGCCCTGCCGACCATCGAGGACGAGCTCAACATCTCGACCACCGCTCTCCAGTACGTGGTCACCACCTACGGCATGCTCCTCGGCGGCTTCCTGCTGCTGACCGGCCGGCTCGCCGACACCCTCGGCCGCCGCCGGATGCTGCAGACCGGTCTGCTCCTGTTCGCCGGTTCCTCGCTGCTCGCCGGGGTGTCGCAGAACGCCGCGATGCTGATCGGCGCCCGCGGTGCCCAGGGCCTGGGGGCCGCGTTCATCGCCACCGCCGCGCTGAGCCTGCTGACCAACAACTTCGAAGAGGGCCCGGCCCGCAACAAGGCGCTCGGTGCGTGGGGCGCGCTCAGCGGTCTCGCCGCCGTCGCCGGTGTCACCCTCGGCGGTCTGCTCACCGATGGGCCCGGCTGGCGCTGGATCTTCTTCATCAACGTCCCGATCGGCGTCATCGGCGCCCTGGTCGCCCCGATGGTCGTCGGCGAGAGCCGCTCCGCCCAGCGCAGCAAGTCCTTCGACGTCGCCGGTGCGGTCACCCTCACCGCCGGCCTGGTCCTGCTGATCTTCACCCTCGGTCAGACCGTCTCCGACTCCAACGTCCCGACCGGCCGGGTCATCGGCGGGTTCATCCTCTCCGCGATCCTGCTCGTCTCCTTCGTCGTCATCGAGCGCCGCGCCA
This portion of the Streptomyces mirabilis genome encodes:
- a CDS encoding MFS transporter encodes the protein MSIQESTHSPAKAAAESGPARRPGLILAFLCLAGFMTFLDVSIVNVALPTIEDELNISTTALQYVVTTYGMLLGGFLLLTGRLADTLGRRRMLQTGLLLFAGSSLLAGVSQNAAMLIGARGAQGLGAAFIATAALSLLTNNFEEGPARNKALGAWGALSGLAAVAGVTLGGLLTDGPGWRWIFFINVPIGVIGALVAPMVVGESRSAQRSKSFDVAGAVTLTAGLVLLIFTLGQTVSDSNVPTGRVIGGFILSAILLVSFVVIERRAKEPLMPLGIFRRPSLRAANGIAILLLGTCVTLFFFASLFMQQVLDYSAVKTGFAYVPLAVLTAVGAGVASQVVTKVAAKPVLLVGLALAATGMLLLWRAPSDASYLTDVLPAFVLMGLGLGMSFVPLQVSAFAGIEERESGLAAGLINTAQEVGGALGLAVAATYAFRRVDELTAKAHGVPALVQEARTTVFHDAFLVGACFAAAAFVVTLVLLPFTKSSEQSAAVPAHA